The following are encoded in a window of Streptomyces sp. 11x1 genomic DNA:
- a CDS encoding bifunctional methylenetetrahydrofolate dehydrogenase/methenyltetrahydrofolate cyclohydrolase: MTTATLLDGKAAAADTKRELAERVEILKSRGIAPGLGTILVGDDPASHSYVGGKHRDCAQVGIASIRVELPGTATQADVEAAVLKLNADPACTGFIVQLPLPAHIDTHAVLELIDPAKDADGLHPANLGRLVLGVPGPLPCTPRGIIDLLRRNRVPITGQQFCVIGCGLTVGRPLGLMLTRSTEHATVTLCHEATQDIAAHTRVADVVVAAAGVAHLVKPDWIKPGATVLSVGITRTVEGILGDVHPDVDQIAGSFAPPVGGVGPMTRAMLLTNIVEAAERSA, from the coding sequence ATGACCACCGCAACGCTGCTCGACGGGAAGGCCGCGGCAGCCGACACCAAACGTGAACTCGCCGAACGGGTGGAGATACTGAAGAGCCGGGGCATCGCTCCCGGCCTTGGCACCATCCTGGTCGGTGACGACCCCGCCAGCCACTCCTACGTCGGCGGCAAGCACCGCGACTGCGCCCAGGTCGGCATCGCGTCGATCCGGGTGGAGCTGCCCGGCACGGCGACCCAGGCAGACGTCGAGGCCGCCGTGCTCAAGCTCAACGCCGACCCGGCCTGCACCGGTTTCATCGTCCAACTGCCGCTGCCGGCCCACATCGACACCCACGCCGTGCTGGAGCTCATCGACCCGGCCAAGGACGCCGACGGGCTCCACCCCGCCAACCTGGGCCGACTCGTGCTGGGTGTGCCGGGGCCACTGCCCTGCACCCCACGCGGCATCATCGACCTGCTGCGGCGCAACCGGGTGCCCATCACCGGACAGCAGTTCTGTGTCATCGGCTGCGGGCTCACCGTGGGCCGCCCGCTCGGCCTGATGCTGACCCGCAGCACCGAGCACGCCACGGTGACCCTGTGCCACGAGGCCACTCAGGACATCGCTGCCCACACCCGCGTCGCCGACGTGGTCGTGGCCGCGGCCGGCGTGGCCCATCTGGTCAAGCCCGACTGGATCAAGCCGGGCGCCACCGTCCTGTCCGTGGGCATCACCCGGACCGTCGAAGGCATCCTCGGAGACGTCCACCCGGACGTCGACCAGATCGCCGGCTCCTTCGCGCCGCCGGTCGGCGGAGTGGGGCCGATGACCCGGGCCATGTTGCTGACCAACATCGTCGAGGCGGCGGAGCGCAGCGCCTGA
- the purU gene encoding formyltetrahydrofolate deformylase: MQRYILTLRCPDQPGIVHALAAGVAQAKGNILESAQFSDPGTGIFTIRVNLETPEADTESLRDELALRLARFDPVLTVRPEEQRRRVLLMVSKFDHCLVDLLYRWDLGELPVDIPLIVSNHPDLEPVAKRYGIPFVHLPVTRDTKPEAEAELLRLVAEHQVDFVVLARYMQVLSDDLCRKLSGRVINIHHSFLPGFKGAKPYHQAHDRGVKLIGATAHFVTADLDEGPIIEQDVARVGHRHSAPELVAIGRDVERIVLARAVRLHAEDRVVLTGSRTVVFS; encoded by the coding sequence GTGCAACGCTACATTCTCACCCTCCGCTGCCCCGACCAGCCGGGCATTGTCCACGCACTCGCCGCGGGCGTCGCGCAGGCCAAGGGCAACATCCTGGAGAGCGCCCAGTTCTCCGATCCCGGCACCGGCATCTTCACCATCCGTGTGAACCTGGAGACACCCGAGGCCGACACCGAGAGCCTGCGGGACGAACTCGCGCTGCGGCTGGCCCGCTTCGACCCGGTCCTGACGGTCCGGCCCGAGGAGCAGCGCCGCCGGGTGTTGCTGATGGTGTCGAAGTTCGACCACTGTCTGGTCGACCTGCTCTACCGCTGGGACCTGGGCGAACTGCCCGTCGACATCCCGTTGATCGTCTCCAACCACCCCGACCTGGAGCCCGTCGCGAAGCGGTACGGCATCCCCTTCGTCCACCTCCCCGTCACTCGCGACACCAAGCCGGAGGCGGAGGCCGAGCTGCTGCGGCTGGTGGCCGAACACCAGGTCGACTTCGTGGTGCTCGCCCGCTACATGCAGGTCCTCTCCGACGACCTGTGCCGCAAGCTGTCCGGGAGGGTCATCAACATCCACCACTCGTTCCTGCCGGGCTTCAAGGGCGCGAAGCCCTACCACCAGGCCCACGACCGGGGCGTCAAACTCATCGGCGCCACCGCCCACTTCGTCACCGCCGACCTGGACGAGGGCCCGATCATCGAGCAGGACGTCGCCCGCGTCGGACACCGTCACTCCGCGCCCGAACTCGTCGCGATCGGCAGGGACGTCGAGCGAATAGTGCTGGCCCGGGCGGTCCGGCTGCACGCGGAGGACCGCGTCGTCCTCACCGGCTCCCGCACCGTCGTCTTCTCCTGA
- a CDS encoding TetR family transcriptional regulator, whose translation MTAEAETDGEVGQEARPGYGEGRGALLEAAVRVVARGGLRKLTYRAVAAEAGVTHGLVAHHFGSRDTLLEEALRWCVTRSIETSSLVPASGRLEDFAATLADFIAADPDLQAFQFELKLESSRRPELRHHVDLLYDAYRDAVREALACFDVPQEMTEIVFAALDGLVFHQVTSSAPNRTAEGVEALRRLLAVHRAQTSPRGAAGALNEPELSCAHLRGGDEEQASRRSSSAWPAPAHP comes from the coding sequence GTGACTGCCGAGGCGGAAACAGACGGAGAAGTCGGCCAGGAGGCCCGGCCCGGTTACGGCGAAGGGCGGGGGGCTCTCCTGGAAGCGGCGGTCAGGGTGGTGGCCCGTGGCGGCCTGCGGAAACTGACCTATCGTGCCGTCGCAGCCGAGGCCGGTGTCACGCACGGACTGGTCGCCCACCACTTCGGCTCGCGCGACACGCTGCTCGAAGAGGCGCTGCGATGGTGCGTCACCCGCAGTATCGAGACGTCCTCGCTGGTGCCCGCCAGCGGAAGGCTGGAGGACTTCGCCGCCACCCTGGCCGACTTCATCGCGGCCGACCCCGACCTCCAGGCCTTCCAGTTCGAGCTCAAGCTCGAATCCAGCCGGCGGCCGGAGCTGCGCCACCACGTCGACCTGCTCTACGACGCCTACCGCGATGCCGTCCGCGAGGCACTGGCCTGCTTCGACGTGCCGCAGGAGATGACGGAGATCGTCTTCGCGGCCTTGGACGGCCTGGTCTTCCACCAGGTCACGTCCAGCGCACCGAACCGCACCGCGGAGGGTGTCGAGGCCTTGCGCCGGCTCCTCGCGGTCCATCGCGCGCAGACGTCACCAAGGGGGGCGGCCGGTGCATTGAATGAGCCGGAGCTCTCCTGCGCCCATCTCAGGGGCGGCGATGAGGAGCAAGCGTCGAGGAGATCGTCCAGCGCGTGGCCCGCACCGGCACACCCGTGA
- a CDS encoding gamma-glutamyl-gamma-aminobutyrate hydrolase family protein has protein sequence MTRTHPRPLIAIPARFAATTSALRYAAEVNARALVEAVWRAGGEPVSIHPADPAAADVAERLARFDGVLLPGGGDLAPHRYGAIDTHDSVYDVDDLQDVFDLEVARRTLDLGLPLLAICRGLQVVNVALGGSLEQDMGGADREHRHIVHPVAIERGTLLEQATGAQKTEASCYHHQRVDRLGVGLTVTARAADGTVEGLELPGHPGWFAAVQWHPEDTADRDPAQQALFDALVDAAHHRH, from the coding sequence GTGACCCGTACGCACCCGCGACCCCTGATCGCGATTCCGGCCCGGTTCGCCGCCACCACGTCCGCGCTCCGCTACGCCGCCGAGGTCAACGCCCGTGCGCTGGTCGAGGCCGTGTGGCGGGCCGGGGGCGAGCCGGTGAGCATCCACCCCGCCGACCCGGCCGCAGCCGACGTGGCCGAACGGCTCGCCCGCTTCGACGGCGTGCTCCTCCCCGGCGGCGGAGACCTGGCCCCGCACCGCTACGGCGCCATCGACACTCATGACAGCGTCTACGACGTCGACGACCTCCAGGACGTGTTCGACCTCGAAGTCGCCCGCCGGACACTGGACCTGGGACTGCCCCTGCTCGCGATCTGCCGCGGCCTGCAGGTGGTGAACGTCGCCCTCGGCGGCAGCCTGGAACAGGACATGGGCGGCGCGGACCGCGAACACCGGCACATCGTGCACCCGGTCGCGATCGAGCGCGGCACCCTGCTCGAACAGGCCACCGGTGCCCAGAAGACGGAGGCCTCCTGCTACCACCACCAGCGCGTCGACCGCCTCGGTGTCGGGCTCACGGTCACCGCGCGGGCCGCCGACGGCACGGTGGAGGGACTCGAACTGCCCGGACACCCGGGGTGGTTCGCGGCGGTGCAGTGGCACCCCGAGGACACCGCGGACCGGGACCCGGCCCAGCAGGCCCTGTTCGACGCACTGGTTGACGCCGCCCACCACAGACACTGA
- a CDS encoding SDR family NAD(P)-dependent oxidoreductase yields the protein MKVARPVRAGGSGKRNSGNAVTASRADRTGTAVDGALQEAREQFEVNVFGAARLTQLVLPHMRAQRSGTIVNITSVGGRMCTSLGAWYHATKYALEALSDCLRMELKPFGIDVVVIEPGGVKSEWGGIAAQKARAVSGTGPYTPQA from the coding sequence GTGAAAGTCGCACGTCCGGTTCGGGCCGGCGGCTCGGGGAAACGGAACAGCGGCAACGCAGTCACCGCGTCCCGAGCCGACCGCACAGGGACAGCGGTGGACGGTGCCCTGCAGGAGGCCAGGGAACAGTTCGAGGTCAACGTGTTCGGCGCAGCGCGCCTGACCCAGCTGGTCCTGCCGCACATGCGGGCGCAGCGCTCGGGAACCATCGTCAACATCACCTCGGTGGGTGGCCGCATGTGCACCTCACTGGGAGCCTGGTACCACGCCACGAAGTACGCGCTGGAAGCGCTCAGCGACTGCCTGCGCATGGAGCTCAAGCCCTTCGGGATCGACGTCGTGGTGATCGAACCGGGCGGGGTCAAGTCCGAGTGGGGCGGCATCGCCGCGCAGAAGGCCCGCGCCGTCTCCGGCACGGGCCCGTACACCCCGCAGGCATGA
- a CDS encoding aminomethyltransferase family protein: MAIPEGLSTTPFAPRYADHVEEWIDVYGNAVPLAIGDPAEEYEAIRTAVGASEYSMLYKWHVEGEDAVAAVDAVFSRSVKGLGAGRIAYGVVVDTDGMMLDDVTVAVLAPDHVVVTGGNPATQQSLAAHAPAGTTVTERRDESAVLTLQGPRSRDVLQGLTPVDVSNAAFPYYTFLHDALIAGIPAQVSRLGFTAELGYEIQVPRDRALKLWDAVFEAGADLGIKAFGAIALLTCRTEAGMIMGELEYDRTVTPFECRMGWALDFDKGPFQGRDALLAKKDSASGRVVSVVVDTAPEAAEGARLELDGRDIGYVTMALPSPVLDSATLGLARVHRDAVKSGTALTAVAADGSKADATVRPTPVYDPERARVQA; this comes from the coding sequence ATGGCCATCCCCGAAGGACTGAGCACCACCCCGTTCGCTCCCCGCTACGCGGACCATGTCGAGGAGTGGATCGACGTCTATGGCAACGCCGTACCGCTGGCCATCGGTGATCCGGCTGAGGAGTACGAGGCCATCCGCACCGCTGTCGGGGCCTCCGAGTACTCGATGCTCTACAAGTGGCACGTCGAGGGAGAGGATGCGGTCGCCGCCGTCGACGCCGTCTTCTCGCGCAGCGTCAAGGGGTTGGGTGCCGGACGCATCGCCTACGGGGTCGTGGTGGATACCGACGGGATGATGCTGGACGACGTGACCGTGGCCGTCCTCGCGCCCGACCACGTCGTCGTCACCGGCGGCAACCCGGCCACCCAGCAGTCGCTGGCCGCGCACGCCCCCGCCGGGACCACGGTCACCGAGCGCCGCGACGAGTCCGCCGTCCTGACTCTGCAGGGCCCGCGCAGCCGCGACGTCCTACAAGGCCTCACCCCCGTGGATGTGTCCAACGCCGCGTTCCCCTACTACACCTTCCTGCACGACGCCCTCATCGCGGGCATTCCCGCACAGGTCAGCCGGCTCGGGTTCACCGCCGAGCTCGGCTACGAGATCCAGGTCCCGCGGGATCGCGCGCTGAAGCTGTGGGACGCGGTCTTCGAGGCCGGAGCGGACCTGGGGATCAAGGCCTTCGGCGCCATCGCCCTGCTGACCTGCCGCACCGAGGCCGGAATGATCATGGGAGAGCTGGAGTACGACCGCACGGTCACGCCGTTCGAGTGCCGGATGGGCTGGGCGCTGGACTTCGACAAGGGCCCCTTCCAGGGCCGGGACGCACTGCTGGCCAAGAAGGACAGCGCCAGCGGCCGTGTGGTCAGCGTCGTCGTGGACACCGCGCCGGAGGCCGCCGAGGGCGCCCGGCTGGAGCTGGACGGCCGGGACATCGGCTACGTGACGATGGCGCTGCCCTCCCCCGTCCTCGACAGCGCCACTCTCGGCCTGGCCCGGGTCCACCGCGACGCCGTGAAGTCCGGCACCGCGCTGACCGCCGTCGCCGCCGACGGCTCCAAGGCCGACGCCACGGTCCGGCCCACACCCGTGTACGACCCCGAGCGCGCCCGCGTGCAGGCCTGA
- a CDS encoding group II intron maturase-specific domain-containing protein, translating into MVHIDDGFDFLGHHIRRQRKRGTNKQVVYTRPSKKAMQAIGDRVSARTYRHTQNQSLAALLTSMNRALAGWATYFRHGASKRTFNAIDHHAWNRIARWLLRKHGIRRSQLRRFCDHGWRFADGEVTFTGASSVAIVRYRYRGARIPTPWTIEPAARRG; encoded by the coding sequence GTGGTTCACATCGACGACGGCTTCGACTTCCTCGGCCACCACATCCGCCGCCAGCGGAAACGTGGCACGAACAAGCAGGTCGTCTACACCCGGCCCTCGAAGAAGGCCATGCAGGCCATCGGAGACCGAGTGTCGGCGCGGACCTACAGACACACCCAGAACCAGAGCTTGGCAGCTCTCCTCACGAGCATGAACCGGGCCCTGGCCGGGTGGGCGACCTACTTCAGGCACGGTGCCTCGAAGAGGACCTTCAACGCGATCGACCACCACGCGTGGAACCGCATCGCCCGATGGCTCCTCCGAAAACACGGCATCCGCCGAAGCCAGCTGCGGCGCTTCTGCGACCACGGCTGGAGGTTCGCCGACGGAGAGGTGACGTTCACCGGCGCATCCAGCGTCGCGATCGTGCGCTACCGCTACCGCGGAGCACGTATCCCGACTCCGTGGACCATCGAACCCGCAGCCCGCAGAGGCTGA
- a CDS encoding aldehyde dehydrogenase, with protein sequence MLNATHEELLRRAKELDLPTQHHIDGRSEAGDGGSFAVISPRDGQSLVQVADAREAEVDVAVAAARRAFDTGPWPHLPPAERGRVLLRIAELLEERREELALTVSLEMGKPITDAYAIELRAAINTFRWYGQLADKLTDESPHTAPDALALVTREPTGVVGAVVPWNFPLTLASWKVAPALAAGCTVVLKPSESSPLSALLLGRAATDAGLPPGVLNVVTGDGPVAGRALGLHPDVDVLAFTGSTAVGRHFLRYAADSNLKRVWLELGGKSPNILLPDAPDLEKAAATAAWGIFFNQGEMCTAPSRLLVHSSIAEQVTEAVVARARELRVGDPLDPATEMGALVGDSHLGRVLEHVASGLDEGARLRVGGDRALAETGGSYLRPTVFDRVDPGMRLAREEIFGPVLSVLAFDDLDEAVRLANATEYGLAAGLWTSDLSTAHKVACALKAGTVWVNCYEEGDLTVPFGGMKQSGNGRDKSAHAIEKYTELKTTWIQL encoded by the coding sequence GTGCTGAACGCCACCCACGAGGAACTGCTGCGCCGCGCCAAGGAACTCGACCTGCCCACGCAGCACCACATCGACGGCAGGAGCGAAGCCGGTGACGGTGGATCGTTCGCCGTGATCTCCCCGCGCGACGGCCAGAGCCTGGTCCAGGTCGCCGACGCACGGGAGGCGGAGGTCGATGTCGCGGTCGCGGCGGCGCGCCGCGCCTTCGACACCGGGCCGTGGCCGCATCTGCCGCCCGCCGAGCGGGGCCGGGTCCTGCTGCGGATCGCCGAGCTGCTGGAGGAGCGGCGCGAGGAACTGGCACTGACCGTGAGCCTGGAGATGGGCAAACCCATCACGGACGCCTACGCCATCGAGCTGCGCGCCGCGATCAACACCTTCCGCTGGTACGGGCAGCTCGCCGACAAGCTCACCGACGAGTCCCCCCACACCGCCCCGGACGCGCTCGCCCTGGTCACCCGGGAGCCGACCGGTGTCGTCGGCGCCGTCGTGCCGTGGAACTTCCCGCTCACGTTGGCGAGTTGGAAAGTCGCGCCCGCGCTCGCCGCCGGCTGCACGGTCGTCCTGAAGCCGTCGGAGTCCTCCCCGCTGTCCGCCCTCCTGCTCGGCCGCGCCGCCACCGACGCCGGACTGCCGCCGGGTGTCCTCAACGTCGTGACCGGTGACGGGCCGGTGGCCGGCCGGGCGCTCGGCCTCCACCCGGACGTCGATGTCCTGGCGTTCACCGGATCCACGGCCGTCGGCCGCCACTTCCTGCGCTACGCCGCCGACTCCAACCTCAAGCGCGTCTGGCTCGAACTCGGCGGCAAATCACCGAACATCTTGCTGCCCGACGCCCCCGACCTGGAGAAGGCCGCCGCCACCGCGGCCTGGGGGATCTTCTTCAACCAGGGCGAGATGTGCACCGCCCCCTCCCGGCTGCTGGTCCACTCCTCCATCGCCGAACAGGTCACCGAGGCCGTCGTGGCGCGGGCGCGCGAGCTGCGGGTGGGCGACCCGCTCGATCCGGCCACCGAGATGGGCGCGCTGGTCGGCGACAGCCACCTCGGCAGGGTCCTGGAGCATGTCGCCTCCGGTCTGGACGAGGGCGCCCGGCTGCGCGTGGGCGGGGACCGGGCCCTGGCCGAGACCGGCGGCAGCTACCTGCGGCCCACCGTGTTCGACCGGGTCGACCCCGGCATGCGGCTGGCCCGCGAGGAGATCTTCGGCCCCGTCCTGTCCGTCCTCGCCTTCGACGACCTCGACGAGGCAGTACGGCTCGCCAACGCCACCGAGTACGGCCTCGCCGCCGGCCTGTGGACCTCCGACCTGTCCACCGCCCACAAGGTTGCGTGCGCACTCAAGGCCGGGACGGTCTGGGTCAACTGCTACGAGGAGGGCGACCTGACCGTCCCCTTCGGCGGCATGAAGCAGTCGGGCAACGGCCGCGACAAGTCCGCCCACGCCATCGAGAAGTACACCGAACTGAAGACCACCTGGATCCAGCTGTGA